A window of the Streptomyces luomodiensis genome harbors these coding sequences:
- the tilS gene encoding tRNA lysidine(34) synthetase TilS, protein MGPHPAVAAIRLAVRRVLHDVLVAQSASSSPTSPSSPSPVSSPAEPAAPAAPAPVRPAAATPRGSASRGSAPRDDAPLVLAACSGGADSMALASALAFEAPRLGLRAGGVTVDHGLQQGSDARAAEVADRMRALGLAPVEAVAVSVGRDGGPEAAARDARYAALDAAADRHGAAAVLLGHTRDDQAETVLLGLARGSGTRSLSGMAWVSGAGGRYRRPFLQLDRHTVRQACLAQSLPVWEDPHNADPAYTRSRVRHEALPILEKALGKGVVEALARTAQLSRDDADALDAWAARAEADVMTTAPAAAGGAQAVHLDTVGLHGLPAAVRRRVLRRAAIAAGAPAGSLFARHIEEVDRLITGWRGQRAINLPGRVEVRREGGRLVIRQG, encoded by the coding sequence ATGGGTCCCCATCCAGCGGTCGCCGCGATACGCCTCGCGGTCCGCCGCGTCCTCCACGACGTCCTCGTCGCCCAGTCGGCCTCATCCTCACCCACCTCGCCCTCTTCGCCCTCCCCGGTTTCCTCGCCCGCCGAGCCCGCCGCCCCCGCCGCGCCCGCACCGGTCCGTCCGGCCGCCGCCACCCCCCGAGGCTCCGCGTCCCGCGGCTCCGCCCCGCGCGACGACGCGCCGCTCGTGCTCGCCGCCTGCTCGGGCGGCGCCGACTCCATGGCGCTCGCCTCCGCCCTCGCCTTCGAGGCCCCCCGGCTCGGCCTGCGCGCCGGCGGGGTCACCGTAGACCACGGCCTCCAGCAGGGGTCCGACGCCCGCGCCGCCGAGGTCGCCGACCGGATGCGGGCCCTGGGCCTGGCGCCGGTCGAGGCCGTCGCCGTGTCCGTCGGCCGGGACGGCGGCCCCGAGGCCGCCGCCCGGGACGCCCGCTACGCCGCCCTGGACGCCGCCGCCGACCGCCACGGCGCCGCCGCCGTGCTGCTCGGCCACACCCGGGACGACCAGGCCGAGACGGTTCTGCTGGGCCTCGCCCGCGGCTCCGGCACCCGCTCGCTGTCCGGTATGGCCTGGGTCTCCGGGGCCGGCGGCCGCTACCGCCGCCCCTTCCTCCAGCTGGACCGGCACACCGTCCGCCAGGCGTGCCTGGCCCAGTCGCTGCCCGTCTGGGAGGACCCGCACAACGCGGACCCGGCCTACACCCGCTCCCGGGTCCGCCACGAGGCCCTGCCCATCCTGGAGAAGGCGCTGGGCAAGGGCGTGGTCGAGGCGCTGGCCCGTACCGCCCAGCTCTCCCGCGACGACGCCGACGCCCTCGATGCCTGGGCCGCCCGCGCCGAGGCCGATGTGATGACCACCGCACCGGCGGCGGCCGGTGGCGCGCAGGCCGTGCATCTCGACACCGTCGGCCTGCACGGACTGCCCGCCGCCGTCCGCCGCCGGGTGCTGCGCCGCGCCGCCATCGCCGCGGGCGCGCCCGCCGGATCGCTCTTCGCCCGGCACATCGAAGAGGTGGACCGGCTGATCACCGGCTGGCGGGGCCAGCGGGCCATCAACCTCCCCGGCCGCGTCGAGGTCCGCCGTGAGGGTGGCAGACTGGTCATCCGGCAGGGCTGA